A single Amphiura filiformis chromosome 8, Afil_fr2py, whole genome shotgun sequence DNA region contains:
- the LOC140158773 gene encoding uncharacterized protein, with protein sequence MHGLKIHVCKCNRTQSLKQRHQCQYCQKYFSESSNLKVHIRSHTGEKPYQCDICLKCFARNGGLKRHTTTHTKEKPYQCVQCHKCFGQNAHLKDHIRTHTNEKPYECEYCQKCFGTKSHLKVHIRTHINEKPYQCEYCQKCFTRSRNLKQHIRTQHIQTHTDETLYQCEFCQKCFGSNSHIKEHIRIHTKEKPYECEHCGKCFARKSSLKEHIRTHTNETPFQCEHCQKYFTRSGNLKQHIRTHTNEKLYQCEFCQKCFGNNSYLKEHIRTHTKDKSVQCEYCGKCFIKKSNLKRHIRTHTKEKPYQCEFCQKCFAEKRSLTRHTSTHTK encoded by the coding sequence ATGCATGGTCTGAAAATACATGTTTGCAAATGTAATAGAACTCAATCCCTTAAACAACGCCATCAGTGTCAGTactgtcagaaatatttttcaGAAAGCTCCAATTTGAAAGTGCATATCAGATCTCACACcggagagaaaccttatcagtgtgacaTTTGTCTTAAATGCTTTGCACGAAATGGTGGCCTCAAAAGGCACACtacaactcataccaaagagaaaccctaccagtgtgTGCAATGTCATAAATGTTTTGGACAAAATGCCCATCTCAAagatcacatcagaactcacactaatgaGAAACCCTAtgagtgtgaatattgtcagaaatgttttggtaCAAAGTCCCATCTCAAAgtgcacatcagaactcatatcaacgagaaaccctatcaatgtgaatattgtcagaaatgttttacacgaaGCAGGAATCTGAAACAACACATCCGAACTCAACACATCCAAACTCACACTGATGAAACACTCTACCAATGTGAGTTTTGCCAGAAATGCTTTGGGAGCAATTCTCATATCAAAgaacacatcagaattcacaccaaagagaaaccttatgaATGCGAACATTGTGGGAAATGCTTTGCACGGAAAAGTTCTCTGAAAgagcacatcagaactcataccaatgAGACACCCTTTCAGTGTGAACATTGCCAGAAATATTTTACACGAAGTGGGAATCTCaaacaacacatcagaactcacactaatgaAAAACTCTACCAATGTGAGTTTTGCCAGAAATGCTTTGGAAACAATTCTTATCTCaaagaacacatcagaactcataccaaagataAATCTGTGCAATGTGAGTATTGTGGGAAATGCTTCATTAAGAAAAGTAATCTGAAAagacatatcagaactcataccaaagagaaaccctatcagtgtgagttttgtcagaaatgctttgcagaaAAGCGCAGTCTCACAAGGCACACTAGTACCCACACCAAATGA